The genomic stretch GGCGGCCATATTGTGACCTTATCCACTACATAGTAAATAGTCTTCAAatgcctgggaaagctgagtgacatttAATATGGCCGCTAGGGCAGAAAAAACCCAACTAGAAAAATATAACATCTGCTATTCAGGATTCAAGGAAAGCTGGGCCAAAACTTTTTGGGAGctgtaatggcagccatattggttgtcacccaactttcccagaaacagataccctaaaaaggaaaaaaaaaaaaaagggccgacACAGTCCTGTCACAAGATTAGGACTATTTCAAGAGATTTTCACACCCTGTGGATTAATGAACATAAAGAAACCCCCTGATTAGTgcaaaaaatactttaaaaaaaattcgatTGAGAGTGTGCGAGGGGTAAAAACGTAAACCACAAATCCATGTACGAAATGATAAGCGGCGCCCGTCTTTTGTAAAACACGTCAGTAAGAATCTCTGCAAACATCTCACTACAGTATAGCAGCAATTACAAACATGGCTTCTGGAGGAATCTCAGTCATTTTAGATTGAACTACAGTTCCCAGCAGGCATTGCCAGGCCGACTAATCGCACGTGGATCAGGAGCATAAAAGGGTACGGTACGCTTCATAGTCTCGTATTCAAAAGCCCAATTCCGCCACACAAGGGCAAGAGAATTGCCCAGATCATCCTGAAATACTGGAGGTGCGAGCGCGACCGTCGAACGCCATATCAGCGCGCCGCTCCAGTTCTGGCAGCAGGAAATGACTTCTAGATCTgcttagatcaggcatgctcaacctgcggccctccagctgttgcaaaactacaactcccagcatgcctgaacagcctacagctatcagcaaggcatggtgggagttgtagttttacaacagctggagggccgcaggttgagcatgcctggcttagAGGAATTAAAGGGGCTCTTCCAGGTTGGCATACATAAGGATCAATGGAACGAGAGCGGGATACACCCGCCGTCATCGGTTACCATGACAACCCACGGACGGGGCAGGTCAGCTGACTTTATTGTACATCCCTGGACACGCCCTATCCATgtcaagcttaaaggggttctccaggattagaaaaacatggctgctttctttcaacAACGGCGCCACGTCTGTTCACAGGTTACGTCGGGTACCACAGCTCAGCCCAATCCATTTAAATGCCACCACACAACCGACTGACCGACGTAagacagcagccatgttttttctaatTCTGACAACCTCACGGTATAACCTGCAactttgtaaaaatgttttgcTTCAACTCCTCTAAAGGATCAAGACgtttgcttgctgtcattgaatgacAACATTGATGGTTCACATTCCAGGGCTGAAAAAACCTGTCCAGGTCATGTGCTGCCATACAAGTCGATATAGGTCTCCGTGAGCAGGACAGGTTTGATGTATCCATTCGTTGACATCAAGCGGAGATCTTAAAAATGTTGACAAATCGACACACAGTATTCTGCACCACGTGAGCCTCATTTTGCCAGCAACGAGTTGGGATCGGAAAAAATCTGATACAATCCGTAGCCGACCTCATCGATCTCCTCCTCCGTCAGgcgggagaataaattgactCTTTCATTAAAATAGCAGGGGAGGGTCCCACTGCCGAGATAGCCAATGAGCTCCTCGACGACCTGCAGGAAACGGTCGGCCATGTTAGACTCCGACCAATCGGACGAGTCGTTGCTGACGTGTAGGAGGACTTGTCTCAGGTGGGTTGGAGACAGTCGGCCAAGTCCTGGGCGTTGGCGGCAAATACTTCCGAGTACGTGTAGACACTTCTGCCGGACGCCAGCATCGCTGCGGTCCAGCTCCTGGAGGCGGAGCATCTCCTCGCGGTAGTAGCTCCGTCGCCAGAGGTTTTCGGCCGGGGCTGTGGAgtgggggtacgccagcaggacGACGTCTTTGGTTTCAGCCACTGGGAGGATGTTGATGGTGACCCTGAAGTCCTGGCAGACGACCTCCAATCTGAGGTCCTCGGGGGCCACAACCGGCCAGACGCTGCACTCCAGGACGGTCCCAATGGCCGGCCAGTTGACGGAGGCCAGGATGGTCTTGTGCAGGGACTCCACGATGGTCCTGGTGGATAGGTAGCCCCCCAGCATGAACCGGTCCCAGGGACTGCTCCCCCGGGCTGTGTACTCCAGGTTAGCCCTTTTAATCATCCAGAACTGGGGGTCATTCAGAATGGTTTCCTGTCCTGGCACGAAGGTCCATAGATGGGGTTCTAGAATCAGGGGCAGCAATACGTGCGCGCGGTCCAAGCTGGTGACGGGCAGACCGTTGCCCAGGGACCCCCCCAGCTGCATGGCGGAGAAGGGCATTTCGGGGTGTTTAGCCTTTAGGAAGTTCTGCAGTTCGCTCATGATGTCCAGCACCAGCTGCTTGGCCACTTGCGTCTTGGCTTCTGGCACAAGTGCCTCATGGGTGTAGTAGTGCAGGAGCGTCTCCTGTAAGGTGAAGCATATCGGGGTCTTCTCGGCAACAGGGGGCCGCTCCGGATTACTGCTCGAAGCTGCGTCATCTGTCAGCGTGGAAACAAAAGAAGAGAATCAAGTCTTGTCACCTCTAATCTTACTGATCAGATTACACTCCAGTCACATCTAAAGCTGCACGAAGAACTGAGCTCGCTTCAGCACTTATGCAGGTGCATTGCATTCAGGCAGATGTAGTGTGTCCTCTTAAACCCTGCAGTAGTCAGATATGAGACCACTGTCCGATTGTCGGACATCACCCTCACATGTCTGTTCAGGATCATCGGAAGAACCGCTCTCAAGGCCAGCAGGACTGCCCTCAGCTCCTTCCGATTTGATGAAAACTGTTTCTGACCCTGGGACCACTCTCCCTGAAAGATCCGATCCTCCacatgagccccccaaccccaggGGCTGGCGTCTGTAGTAACCACCACCGGTTCCGGAAAGGCCCAGGGAAGTCCCTGATTCAGATTTTCTACCTCCTTCCACCAATCCAGGGAAGAAAGAGTCACCTCTGACAAGCTCATCACTGACTCCAGGGATGCCCCCGCCCGTCTTGTAGCAGCCAAGATCTCTACCTGTAACTGGCGGGAATGTCTCTGAGCCCACTGGACTGCTGGTATGCAGGAAGTTAGAACTCCTAACAGAGACATAGCTTTCCTTATAGACAGGTTCCGTTCTAACTGAACCCTCTGAACCTCGGTCCTCACTGCCACCCGGAGGAATCTCTGGTGATCTGGATGGATCGGAATATGATGGTAAGCATCTTTTAAATCCAGAACCGCCATATGACACCCTGGAGATAAAAGATATATTCTGATCTGAtagtctccatcttgaattttctggCTTTTAAGAACTTGTTCAGATATTTGAGATTTATGATGGTCCGGTATGACCCATCTGGTTTCTTTACTAAAACCAGGGTGGAATAAAATCCCTGCCCTAGCTCTGGCTCTGGGACAGGAATCAACACCCTCTtgcttatcaattttttttaatttttttttatttcttgcagcATGACAGGGGAAGACCCTTGACACCACAAATCTTTCTGCGGGCCAACGCAGGAATTCCCCGCTTATATTGTCTAAACTGCGTAAGAGATTCCTGGGGAAACTTCTTCTTCCTATCTGCCGCCTTCTCGAGTAAAGAGTCAAGCTCCGACCCGAAAAGAAACTGGCCATCACAGGGAATGCTACAAAGCCTCAACTTGGATGACAGATCTCCCCCTTTCCAATTCTCCAGCCACAAAGCACGTCGCGCAGAATTAGAAAGGGAAGCGGTCCTTGCTTCCAGCCTTACCGAGTCCACCGCGGCATCTGCAATAAAATCCGCGGCTTTCTGGAAGGTCGGAATTGAAGCCAATAACTGCTCCCTAGGGCATTTTTCCCTAATCTGCCCTTCTAACCTTTCAAACCATAGCGACATAGACCTTGCAATAACTGTGGCAGCTATACTAGGTCTGAAAGCAGCCGCAGAAGACTCCCATGCATTCTTAAGGGAGGAGTCA from Bufo gargarizans isolate SCDJY-AF-19 chromosome 8, ASM1485885v1, whole genome shotgun sequence encodes the following:
- the MIEF2 gene encoding mitochondrial dynamics protein MID49 yields the protein MAERQLQKKGKKSDDGIGSVVDFLLANARLVLGVGGAAVLGIATLAVKRLMDRAAMPPDEKDTDEKAEQKSIEESWKEAVLMKASPKLARKAKRADLGTALPAPEPSQPVTDDAASSSNPERPPVAEKTPICFTLQETLLHYYTHEALVPEAKTQVAKQLVLDIMSELQNFLKAKHPEMPFSAMQLGGSLGNGLPVTSLDRAHVLLPLILEPHLWTFVPGQETILNDPQFWMIKRANLEYTARGSSPWDRFMLGGYLSTRTIVESLHKTILASVNWPAIGTVLECSVWPVVAPEDLRLEVVCQDFRVTINILPVAETKDVVLLAYPHSTAPAENLWRRSYYREEMLRLQELDRSDAGVRQKCLHVLGSICRQRPGLGRLSPTHLRQVLLHVSNDSSDWSESNMADRFLQVVEELIGYLGSGTLPCYFNERVNLFSRLTEEEIDEVGYGLYQIFSDPNSLLAK